From Piscinibacter gummiphilus:
TGCGGCCAGGGCCACCACCGATCGCTTCATCACGTTTGTCTCCAGTCCTTGTTCGTCCTGTCTTGCGGGGCAAGACAGGTGCTTCACCAACCTGTGATCCCGGACGTTTGGTGCCATCTTGGGCGGGCACCTTAGTAGACAAATAGTCTACAAATCGACCCTGGTGCTCAAGCGAGGGGAATCCCTCCACTGCAGTGCATCAAGCAGAACAAGCCGGCGGACGCCGCTTCAGCCCCTGGGAGAGAGGCTCTTCTTCGCCGTCTTTGCAGCGGCCTTCTTCGGGTTCTTCCGGGGCATGCGCGAAGACTTGTTGTCGCTTGAGGACAACGGCGCGGGTTTGCCCTTGCCGAAGCGGCGCGCCACCGCGGCCCAGCCACCGAGCACGAACTCCGACCAGACATCTGCGCTCAAGTCGGGCGCAAAGCCGAAGCGTCGCAAGCCGCGCGCCGCCGCGGCCGGCGCGTTGATGGTGATGATGGCGATCACCTGCGCCACCTCGGGCGGCACGTCGTAGGTGCGGATCGATTTCTCGACAAAGAACTTCGTGCTCTCCATGCGCTCGTTGCGGTCGCGCTCCTGCAGCAGCTCGATGGCCGAACGGTCGCTGAAGAGTTCGCGCAGGATGGCGCCGCGCTCGTGCAGGTACTCGAAGGACTGGCGTGTCGACACGCGCACCACGCGCTCGAACGGCGCATCGGGCGCGAAGGCCGCGAGGCCACGACCGCGCAGCACGCTGAACTCACGCTCGAGCAGCGCCTTGAGCAACTCGTCGCGGCTCGAGAAGTGGCGGTAGATGAGCGCCTTGCTGATGCCGGCTGCCACCGCCACTTCGTCGAGCGAACAATGCGCAAGCCCGCGGCCGAGGATCAGGCCGGTGGCGCTGTCCAGGATCTGCGTGCGCCGTTCCTGCGCCGTGAGGCGCGGCTTCGGCGCCGCAGGTGCAGCCGGGGTGCGCGGCATGGGCGAGCTCAGGCGGGGCGGCCGGTCGCCTGCAGCAGCTCGATCAGGTGGCCGTCGGGGTCTTTCGCGAACCCGACCACCGCATTGCCCAGGCCCGGCACGGGCGCAGGCTCACGCACCACCTCCAGGCCGTCGTCGCGAAAGCGCTGCGCGGTGGCCTGTGGGTCGGGTACGTAGAAGACGAGCTTGATGCCGTTGCTGC
This genomic window contains:
- a CDS encoding TetR/AcrR family transcriptional regulator, with product MPRTPAAPAAPKPRLTAQERRTQILDSATGLILGRGLAHCSLDEVAVAAGISKALIYRHFSSRDELLKALLEREFSVLRGRGLAAFAPDAPFERVVRVSTRQSFEYLHERGAILRELFSDRSAIELLQERDRNERMESTKFFVEKSIRTYDVPPEVAQVIAIITINAPAAAARGLRRFGFAPDLSADVWSEFVLGGWAAVARRFGKGKPAPLSSSDNKSSRMPRKNPKKAAAKTAKKSLSPRG